A single window of Aspergillus flavus chromosome 4, complete sequence DNA harbors:
- a CDS encoding lipase, which translates to MRFSPGLLCLIGGLLPAIVSGATAPTPFFPELDDFYTPKHGFWEELDPGSIIDYRQVYVNSLSYGIPSNATAYQVLYVTTDLNKQKTHSVTTIIVPHNAKKGWLLSVQPAYDSPDINCSPSYGLQVGAVGPALSWNMMDLSFVLPFVNKEGPILNIPDYEGWNAAFTVGPQTAYHTLDSIRAAFNFEKEYSLTGLKPDAKTVMYGFSGGAYATEWASELHSTYAPDLTQIVGAAMGGPPPNVTDTYLGCNMGPWAELNVWAMLGVMNAVPEMKRFMDGDLLEEHRERFYGPKTRCSRCFGREKAHEPLEYQNISSFFEHGDSFLYRFRRTLADIGVMGRNGAPSYPMYIFQGTNDEIVGDIGVTNRLVRHLCDQGTVVQYHQYPDLNHMETLQKGNLDAWRWILNRFLGLEATGCRPIDLNPPIGGDDDKLMQLEGLAMDGASEDQIPLRAELK; encoded by the coding sequence ATGAGGTTCAGCCCTGGTTTGCTTTGCCTAATAGGCGGGCTCCTCCCTGCCATTGTCTCTGGGGCGACAGCGCCTACACCCTTCTTCCCGGAATTGGACGACTTCTATACTCCGAAGCACGGATTCTGGGAAGAACTGGACCCCGGATCCATTATAGATTATCGCCAAGTATATGTCAATTCGCTCTCGTACGGCATCCCATCCAATGCAACGGCATACCAAGTACTGTACGTTACAACAGACTTGAACAAGCAGAAAACTCACTCAGTCACAACGATAATCGTTCCGCACAATGCAAAGAAAGGTTGGCTTCTCTCAGTGCAACCCGCCTATGACTCCCCGGATATCAACTGCTCGCCATCATATGGACTGCAGGTTGGAGCAGTCGGCCCTGCCTTATCCTGGAACATGATGGATCTATCGTTCGTACTACCCTTCGTGAATAAGGAAGGTCCGATCTTGAACATCCCAGATTATGAAGGCTGGAACGCTGCGTTCACGGTCGGCCCACAAACTGCCTATCACACACTTGACTCAATTCGCGCCGCATTTAACTTCGAGAAGGAATACAGCCTAACCGGCCTCAAGCCCGACGCCAAGACAGTTATGTACGGGTTTTCCGGTGGCGCTTATGCTACCGAATGGGCCTCTGAACTACATTCCACTTATGCACCGGATCTTACCCAGATCGTAGGCGCTGCCATGGGTGGTCCCCCACCCAATGTTACCGATACATATCTTGGCTGCAATATGGGACCATGGGCAGAGCTGAACGTATGGGCCATGTTGGGCGTCATGAACGCAGTTCCAGAGATGAAGAGATTCATGGACGGTGACTTGCTGGAGGAGCATCGAGAGAGGTTTTACGGGCCCAAGACACGCTGCAGTCGCTGCTTTGGCAGAGAGAAGGCTCATGAACCACTTGAGTACCAGAATatctcatccttcttcgaACACGGCGACAGTTTCTTGTACAGGTTCCGCAGAACCCTGGCAGACATTGGTGTTATGGGAAGGAATGGGGCTCCTAGCTATCCGATGTATATTTTCCAAGGCACGAATGATGAGATTGTTGGTGATATCGGAGTGACGAATAGACTTGTGCGTCATCTTTGCGATCAGGGTACTGTTGTTCAGTATCATCAGTATCCTGACTTGAACCATATGGAGACCCTGCAGAAAGGGAACTTGGATGCTTGGAGATGGATTCTGAATCGCTTCCTGGGTCTTGAAGCGACTGGGTGTCGCCCGATAGACCTGAACCCTCCGAttggtggagatgatgataaacTGATGCAGTTGGAAGGTCTAGCGATGGATGGTGCTTCAGAGGATCAAATTCCCCTGAGGGCCGAACTGAAATGA
- a CDS encoding AMP-binding enzyme, which yields MNYNISPGVTRRNFSVHSPIKSSSIRIEIKIRQNSIKMVVFQSDRPRIKIPTDITIWKWLFDSRYSPLNSNNPDKLGAFVNAATKERIRYDALKEYTTHVSTALVRNYGLQPGDTVALFSPNTIWYPVAMLAAVRAGAIISGASPAYNIEEMTYALKTGNAKFLMTVPAGMDVAVPAAREAGIPTERIFLLEGEKGEYISVQDLVRKGRSYGPTGQTTPFELPRGKSNRDVCGFLSFSSGTTGLPKAVMIAHHNVIAQCMQVDQILRKDVNKSLAVLPLFHITGLVHQMHLPVIRNSTVYMLPSFTMESMLATIVEYQITEILSVPPIIIRLLTDPIVSKYDLSHVKTFSSGAAPISGEILQKLEARFPWTGFKQGYGMTESCSCITAHPPEKQTYEYAQRAGILVANTEVKILNTQNGKELGYGEEGEILARGPQVVMGYLGNEKATRETFDSDGWLHTGDVGYMDQEGFLVITDRIKEMIKVKGIGVSPAELEDLLLGHPEVDDAAVTSVPDDYSGEKPKAYVVVNAAAKSRLATGDAVKSVGRELIEYVKAKKVRHKWIVEVEFMDEIPKSPSGKILRRVLRDRERKRESGEKRLVVRDEKATAKL from the exons ATGAACTATAATATATCCCCCGGGGTGACAAGGCGCAACTTTAGTGTCCATTCTCCAATTAAAAGCTCTTCAATCAGGATTGAAATCAAAATCAGGCAAAACAGCATCAAAATGGTGGTCTTTCAGTCGGATCGACCGCGTATCAAAA TCCCCACGGATATCACAATCTGGAAATGGCTGTTTGACTCCCGCTACTCTCCCCTAAACTCCAACAACCCCGACAAGCTCGGTGCCTTCGTCAATGCCGCCACAAAGGAGAGAATTCGCTATGATGCCTTAAAGGAATACACGACCCATGTTTCTACTGCTCTTGTGCGCAACTATGGCCTCCAACCCGGCGATACCGTTGCCCTCTTCAGTCCGAACACGATTTGGTATCCAGTCGCCATGTTAGCGGCTGTTCGTGCCG GTGCTATAATATCTGGCGCATCCCCTGCCTACAATATCGAAGAAATGACCTATGCCCTCAAAACTGGTAATGCCAAATTTCTTATGACCGTCCCTGCCGGTATGGACGTTGCGGTTCCCGCAGCTCGGGAAGCTGGCATCCCTACTGAGCggatcttccttctcgaggGCGAAAAGGGCGAGTATATATCCGTTCAGGATCTCGTCCGAAAAGGGAGAAGCTATGGACCCACTGGACAGACGACACCTTTTGAGCTCCCTCGTGGTAAGTCAAACCGGGATGTGTGTGGATTTTTAAGTTTTAGTTCAGGAACAACGGGGCTGCCGAAAGCT GTGATGATCGCGCATCACAACGTCATCGCGCAATGTATGCAAGTGGATCAAATTTTGCGGAAGGATGTGAACAAATCATTGGCTGTATTGCCTTTGTTCCATA TCACTGGGCTGGTTCACCAAATGCACCTCCCTGTAATCCGCAATAGCACCGTGTATATGCTCCCGTCCTTCACAATGGAATCCATGCTCGCAACCATAGTCGAATATCAAATCACCGAGATTCTCTCCGTACCCCCCATCATAATCCGTCTCCTCACTGATCCGATTGTATCCAAATACGACCTCTCGCATGTGAAAACCTTTTCCTCCGGTGCAGCTCCTATATCAGGTGAAATTCTCCAGAAGCTGGAGGCCCGGTTCCCCTGGACAGGGTTTAAGCAGGGGTATGGGATGACGGAGTCTTGCAGCTGTATCACAGCTCATCCACCTGAAAAGCAGACGTACGAGTATGCGCAACGGGCGGGGATACTCGTTGCTAATACCGAGGTGAAAATTCTTAACACTCAAAATGGGAAGGAATTGGGGTATGGCGAAGAGGGTGAGATTCTGGCCCGGGGGCCTCAGGTGGTTATGGGATACTTGGGGAATGAGAAAGCAACGCGAGAAACGTTTGATTCAGATGGGTGGTTGCATACGGGGGATGTGGGGTATATGGATCAGGAGGGGTTCCTTGTGATTACAGATCGGATCAAGGAGATGATTAAAGTGAAAGGGATTGGGGTTTCACCTGCTGAATTGGAGGACTTGTTGCTTGGGCACCCTGAAGTGGACGACGCGGCGGTCACATCGGTCCCAGATGATTATTCGGGGGAGAAACCGAAGGCGTATGTTGTGGTCAACGCTGCGGCGAAGTCTAGACTGGCGACCGGAGATGCCGTGAAAAGCGTTGGGAGGGAGCTGATTGAGTACgtcaaggcaaagaaggtgCGCCATAAATGGATTGTCGAGGTGGAGTTTATGGATGAGATTCCGAAGAGTCCAAGTGGGAAGATCCTACGGCGAGTACTGAGAGatcgggagagaaagagggaaagtgGGGAGAAGAGGTTGGTTGTTCGGGATGAGAAGGCGACTGCTAAGTTATAA
- a CDS encoding fungal-specific transcription factor domain-containing protein — protein sequence MIEDPSKRPRPAMRSKDGCLTCRRRKKKCDERHPTCTGCHRNHLTCQWPTTEVAVRMRRPRRRQVLSDMTIPPELAAMVTVFAVPSPGLVRRLLDHFAKHGPMWLTSRMGNRRTAILSHIFPEAMESPLILHCVLMIAAKDLLKYDSNVELQASAVEYYGRAISGLREALSGEQLANEPTSDHNLLAVALFCLHESQNYCHNDQILPHLNAAAALLRPRLHLVPPNSSLRKFLVEMFCYFFSITAFTHSVHLSLSEARQIFEFPGLLEHLQSGSIMGTSQKVFFILFRVALQLSQVEPTTFSNRRIYRDIVSAERDLRDNRASFQILPDMSAETINDGVTFELYRLACVIFLQSLIDESITIFAPAIQEMVSSFVTRLSMLPPESPSDGFLCWPLVIVGRCAIQQLHRTAISTKLKTIFNNFRSEIFSRNLAMLKQRWRYLERVDRNSMPNFSLALGMRNFNDAVLMV from the exons ATGATTGAAGATCCTAGTAAACGGCCTCGGCCTGCCATGCGCTCCAAAGATGGATGCCTTACCTGCCGTCGCCGCAAGAAGAAATGTGATGAGCGTCATCCCACCTGCACAGGGTGCCATCGAAATCATCTCACCTGCCAATGGCCAACGACGGAAGTGGCCGTGCGCATGCGACGTCCGCGCCGACGTCAAGTTCTCTCGGACATGACAATTCCGCCTGAGCTAGCAGCGATGGTGACGGTCTTCGCAGTTCCCAGCCCAGGCCTGGTTCGCCGGCTTCTAGACCATTTTGCGAAACATGGCCCTATGTGGCTAACTTCCAGGATGGGTAATCGACGAACTGCGATCCTCTCTCATATTTTCCCGGAAGCCATGGAAAGCCCCCTTATCCTCCACTGTGTGCTCATGATCGCAGCGAAAGATTTACTGAAGTATGATTCGAACGTGGAATTACAAGCTTCGGCAGTTGAGTACTACGGTCGAGCTATTTCGGGCCTGCGTGAGGCTCTCAGTGGAGAGCAATTGGCAAATGAACCCACTTCTG ATCATAACCTGTTAGCAGTTGCCTTATTCTGCCTTCACGAG TCGCAAAACTACTGTCATAACGATCAGATATTGCCTCATCTAAACGCTGCGGCCGCCCTACTAAGGCCTCGACTCCACCTGGTGCCGCCCAACTCATCCCTTCGAAAATTTCTTGTGGAAATGTTCTGCtacttcttttccatcacAGCATTTACTCACAGTGTTCATCTGTCTCTGAGTGAGGCCAGGCAGATATTTGAATTCCCTGGTCTTCTTGAGCACCTACAAAGCGGATCAATTATGGGCACTTCGCAAAAAGTATTCTTTATTCTGTTCCGCGTCGCCCTCCAACTATCACAAGTTGAACCAACCACGTTCTCCAATAGGAGAATATACCGTGACATAGTGAGCGCTGAGAGAGACTTGCGGGATAATCGAGCTTCTTTCCAAATCCTTCCCGACATGAGTGCGGAAACGATAAACGATGGTGTGACATTCGAGCTCTATCGCCTTGCTTGTGTGATATTTTTGCAAAGCCTCATCGATGAGTCCATCACCATTTTTGCCCCTGCCATTCAGGAAATGGTATCCTCTTTTGTCACTCGCCTCTCGATGTTACCACCCGAATCGCCATCAGATGGCTTTCTTTGTTGGCCCCTGGTTATCGTGGGGCGTTGCGCCATCCAGCAACTACACCGAACTGCTATTAGCacaaaattaaaaactattttcaACAACTTTCGATCGGAAATCTTTTCAAGGAACCTTGCTATGCTGAAACAGCGTTGGCGGTACTTGGAGAGAGTAGACCGAAATTCAATGCCCAACTTTAGTCTGGCGCTTGGCATGCGCAACTTCAACGACGCTGTTCTCATGGTTTGA
- a CDS encoding putative bypass of stop codon protein, with protein MVSSSQMKPDTGCLEPTNELARQPSITESREDVNERLAKPNKWNHPRSNIIRVLTTFWVFFVMGANDAAYGAILPYLEEYYNIPYMIVSLVFLSPLVGYVLAALVNNKLHMALGQRGVALIAPACHFIAYIISCIHPPYPALVVAYIFAGIANGLHEAAWNTYIGSLDNPNELLGLLHGVYGLGAVISPLVATNMITKAKVPWYYFYFFMIGISVIEAVVCPTAFWRFTGAAFRQSHEQSDEESGDEAKNGLRDALFTRPAARVSWLSSFVLLFYVGVEVTVGGWIVTIMMEVRHAAPFPSGMTATGFWLGITAGRVVLGFVTARLGEKLATTSVQIYISCAIVCALIVWLVPNFYVSAVVVSIQGFFLGPLFPCVVAVITKLLPKHLHVAAVGFVAAFGGAGAAVLPFVAGGIAQGTGVKSLLPFVVGVSAGILLLWLGLPRQKKSGAQQ; from the exons ATGGTGTCCTCATCGCAGATGAAACCTGACACTGGATGTCTCGAGCCTACAAACGAGCTAGCTCGTCAACCCTCTATTACAGAGAGTCGAGAAGACGTAAATGAACGCCTGGCCAAACCAAATAAATGGAACCACCCAAGATCAAACATTATTCGTGTGTTGACCACATTTTGGGTGTTCTTTGTTATGGGGGCTAACGATGCGGCGTACGGT GCTATACTGCCATAT CTAGAGGAATATTATAACATCCCGTATATGATTGTGTCGTTAGTATTCCTCTCGCCGTTGGTAGGGTACGTCCTGGCGGCATTGGTCAACAACAAGCTGCATATGGCCCTGGGACAGCGAGGAGTGGCTCTCATTGCACCAGCCTGCCACTTCATTGCGTACATCATCAGCTGCATCCATCCCCCGTACCCCGCATTAGTTGTGGCGTACATCTTTGCGGGCATTGCAAATGGACTTCATGAGGCTGCATGGAACACATATATCGGCAGTCTAGATAACCCCAATGAGCTTCTGGGCCTGCTCCATGGGGTATACGGCCTTGGTGCGGTGATCAGTCCATTAGTGGCGACAAATATGATTACGAAAGCGAAGGTGCCCTGGtattacttttattttttcatg ATCGGTATATCTGTCATCGAGGCAGTGGTATGCCCTACTGCTTTCTGGCGATTCACAGGTGCCGCCTTCCGACAATCGCACGAGCAATCTGACGAGGAATCGGGCGACGAGGCCAAGAATGGACTTCGAGATGCTCTTTTCACCCGCCCCGCTGCGCGCGTATCTTGGCTCTCTTCCTTTGTCCTACTGTTTTATGTGGGAGTGGAAGTCACGGTCGGCGGCTGGATAGTTACCATTATGATGGAAGTTCGACATGCGGCGCCATTCCCCAGCGGCATGACAGCGACTGGATTTTGGCTAGGGATAACTGCAGGACGGGTAGTCCTGGGGTTTGTCACAGCGAGACTGGGTGAGAAATTAGCCACAACT TCCGTTCAGATCTACATCTCTTGTGCAATAGTGTGTGCGTTGATTGTATGGTTGGTTCCCAATTTCTATGTCTCTGCGGTGGTGGTGTCTATCCAGGGtttcttcctcggtccaCTATTTCCCTGCGTGGTCGCTGTCATAACCAAGCTTCTGCCCAAGCATCTTCATGTGGCAGCGGTTGGCTTCGTGGCTGCATTTGGAGGTGCTGGTGCAGCAGTCCTCCCATTTGTGGCCGGAGGAATTGCACAGGGTACAGGAGTTAAGTCCCTCTTGCCGTTTGTCGTTGGCGTTTCGGCCGGGATATTATTACTTTGGCTCGGGTTACCACGACAGAAAAAGAGTGGAGCCCAACAATAG
- a CDS encoding putative arabinosidase — protein MQLKQLVLPALALSGSALGSPTPAKRADEKVGYLSVYWTTDDESVYFALSDNDDPLGFAAINGGKAVVSPTLGTKAVRDTSIIAGQGNNAGKYWIIGTDLNIDDTTWADAVRTGSRAIYVWESSDLVNWSENTLVTVEDETAGMVWAPDAIWDPEQEQYFVHWASKFYSPDDTDHTGNATTGNVLRYAYTSDFKTFTEPKDYIVGTTDVIDLCILQLDSNTLLRSYVNSSSSDGLPVEISTNGLLGDWSVLGNVADSTSYEAPYFFADNAGGGKGYMMADLVGSSPGISGWTTDDLSKGVFTKDTSHDLTFMRHDSVLGVTQSQYDALKAM, from the exons ATGCAACTCAAACAACTCGTCCTCCCCGCCCTTGCCCTAAGCGGCTCGGCCTTAGGGTCTCCGACGCCCGCCAAAAGAGCCGATGAAAAGGTCGGCTATCTCTCTGTCTACTGGACAACGGACGACGAGAGTGTCTACTTTGCATTAAGCGACAATGATGACCCGCTTGGATTTGCCGCAATTAATGGTGGTAAAGCCGTTGTTTCCCCAACTCTGGGTACCAAGGCTGTTCGCGACACGAGTATTATTGCGGGACAGGGCAATAATGCTGGGAAATATTGGATTATTGGAACGGACCTCAATATCGACGAT ACAACTTGGGCCGATGCGGTCCGCACTGGCTCGCGTGCGATCTATGTGTGGGAGAGCTCAGACTTGGTCAACTGGAGCGAGAATACCCTGGTGActgttgaggatgagacTGCTGGAATGGTGTGGGCTCCAGATGCCATTTGGGATCCCGAACAAG AACAATACTTCGTTCACTGGGCCTCAAAATTC TACTCTCCCGACGACACAGACCACACAGGCAACGCAACCACAGGCAACGTCCTGCGCTACGCATACACCAGCGACTTTAAGACCTTCACCGAACCCAAAGACTATATCGTGGGAACTACCGACGTGATCGACCTTTGCATCCTGCAGCTCGATAGCAACACTCTTTTGCGGTCATATGTCAACAGCAGTAGTTCTGATGGTTTGCCTGTGGAGATCAGCACCAACGGCCTTCTCGGTGACTGGTCTGTTCTTGGCAATGTCGCCGACAGCACCAGCTATGAAGCTCCCTATTTCTTTGCCGATAATGCCGGTGGTGGTAAGGGATACATGATGGCCGATCTTGTCGGTAGCTCTCCCGGTATTTCTGGTTGGACGACGGACGATCTGAGCAAGGGTGTCTTTACTAAGGATACGTCTCATGATTTGACTTTTATGAGACATGATTCCGTGCTTGGTGTTACTCAAAGCCAGTATGATGCGCTGAAGGCGATGTAA
- a CDS encoding tubby C-terminal-like domain-containing protein gives MTSTLTPLKQPIALRTEYITSHPTTIRVKQHSNSWSGGNFTITKCPTDESPLAEKLFTVDGDFKSMSQRRYFQDASGLPLFEIAHKRLGVTWFVHLPGGKENTSFSPIATIVPQWHALKDKFDVYLNNAAAGGEETILEVRGQDIFKSKTHVYYKGALVTVVKLKDMVSVYIPGKGPTWELEVGEGMDLSLVAIIGVVLATVLYQSSYKGTAPKSSGPDPDPGLGSSGKELAP, from the exons ATGACATCCACTCTCACCCCCCTCAAACAGCCCATCGCTCTGCGGACAGAATACATCACCTCACACCCAACCACCATCCGAGTCAAACAGCACAGCAACAGCTGGTCCGGAGGCAACTTCACAATCACAAAATGTCCAACCGACGAGTCTCCCCTCGCGGAAAAGCTCTTCACAGTCGACGGGGACTTCAAATCAATGAGTCAACGACGATACTTCCAAGATGCCTCCGGTCTACCTCTTTTTGAAATCGCCCACAAAAGGCTCGGCGTAACATGGTTTGTCCATCTGCCTGGTGGCAAGGAGAATACGAGCTTCTCTCCCATTGCCACGATCGTGCCTCAATGGCATGCCCTCAAGGATAAGTTTGATGTCTATTTGAATAATGCTGCGGCGGGTGGAGAAGAGACGATTCTGGAGGTGCGGGGTCAAGATATCTTTAAATCGAAGACACATGTTTATTATAAGGGTGCCCTTGTTACGGTGGTTAAGTTGAAAGATATGGTCTCGGTTTACATTCCTGGGAAAGGGCCTACTTGGGagttggaggttggggaGGGGATGGACCTTTCTTTG GTTGCGATTATCGGGGTTGTTTTGGCTACTGTTTTATATCAAAGTA GCTATAAAGGAACCGCACCGAAGTCTTCTGGGCCAGATCCAGATCCTGGATTGGGAAGTAGTGGGAAGGAGTTAGCGCCATAG